The nucleotide sequence ATCGAGAGGATTGCCTTCAAGCAGCGTTGATACCATAATTTAACTTATTAAATATACTTTCtgtaactttaaaaatattatttattttacacaTATTTTATAAGATTGATTAAAAATACATCATGTAAGATATTATAAGCGGCAAGAATTTAATAgtttctataaaaaaaataatcggaaatactttttataatttaGAAAAAGTTTAATTGGAACCCAAATGAATTTCTGACTCATGGCCACACCTGTTGTTCTATCCACTGAATGTAGTGGACTATTCTCACGTAAACCCCGGGCTCTCCAGTGGCACAGGCTCCTCCAAAGGAAGTTATTCCCACCACATAGGGAATACGATGGTGCTGATGCCGCATATGCTGATGGAGCAATAGAGGTCCTCCAGAATCTCCCTAAAGCAGAAATGTAAGTTAATACCCAAAATTTCCatcaaaattgtaaaaaaaaagttttactATGGTACATGTATTGACGGTATCAGTAAACAGTTCATTATTATATCATTTTAACCCCTTCTTAAAAATTTTCGTATTGACTCACCTGACAAGTGTCCATATTACCGGAGTAATCCCCGGCGCATAGTTGTCCTGATCCCAAGCCATTAACTAATTTGTCATCGTTTTGCAAATATCTCTGGCATTGTTGAACGTTCAAGTGGTGGAGCATTATTTGCAGCAGATCATTGGAGTGTGGGCCAGCTgttaaatatttgataataataaattatttatttagtacTTTACAATACTAACCGAACTTGGTTTGTCCATAGCCCAGGGCAGTCAGCGGACTCTCGGGCAGGGACTCCTGGTTCCACagacaggccactggcttgttggatCTCCTGGCCAACTTGATTACCGCCAAGTCGTTGACCAAAGTTTCCTCGTCGAAGTGTGGGTGTTTTATAATCTGCTTGATTTCAATCAGCTGCCCGCGACCGCTGTTCAACTCAACGCCGCCAATCAACGCCACCGACGGGGGTTCCCTGTTCGTTTTGATGAAGCAAACCCATTAGCATTTCGAGTATTTGCTGTATTTTCGTTGCTCACCCGCCGACGTTGGCACAGTGGGCTGCCGTTATGGCGAACCGTGGCGCAACCATGACGCAGCCACAGTTGAACATGTATCTCCGCTTGCTGGAGCCGTGCGAATGGATCCATCTATTCCTGCGGGATGGCCAACCGAGGGCACACTGTAAGacaataaaatgaaattaggGGGCTattcaaataaattaaaagtattGATCTTAATGTTTTTCATTTGTCTAGGATATTTTAAGATACATTTCAAAACACATTAATTGAACGGTTCtaaaaaaactttatttttagctGGAAACTGGGATATCATTTTCCCTTTCTCTTTGGATTCTCTTTCTATTATTCGAAATGTGGAATTCTTagtcaaaatataaaaacttctTTTTTATCAATGGGGTTTCTACcattcttttaaaatataaattaagtAGTTATATTCccttatatttttattgtctTACCATATAAGGATGCTCGTTTTCCAGGGTGAGTCTCCCACCAGCCAGGAAATTATCACTCTGATTGCGCTTTTGGATAATGGGCTCAACTGGATCCACTTGTTCTTTATTAGGATTGGAATTTCGACGACGTCGGCGGCGCTTATGATGACTTCTTGGATAGGCACTCGAACAGGCTTTATAAAGATATAGTTCTAGACTCCTGGATACGAAATATATGTTATACACACACCTTCTTCACTCTTTGATACCCTGAGTGCCGGAATCACGTATCCGCCATGGGGACAACATACCAGTTGATGGGGCGACGACGAGGGGCAAAGTAAGGGCGTTACTCGGGGCACTGATTTGATGGCACTGATGCAATCCTCGTACCTCACACATCTTCCAACCAAAGGACGATCGTGGGCCTGGCAATTACCGAAGTTATCAATCGAAACCACTGTATTCCAAGGCGCACTCTGTGCATAACCATTGTAATAATAGTTCTGTGGACTGGCCGAAACAAATGACGATGCTAAAATGAACACGAACTTAAAAAGCAAACAATTTAGCGCCCTCATCTCTGATGTCTACGCTCCGCGGCATACGATCGCCGAATGAGATGCTCACAAAAATCTCATCTCAAATAACCTGAGACCCACTCAGAAACATCTGCTATTTGCGCTCATATTTTCGGGTGGTACGCCGGCAATCGGAAATTAACAGCTCTATCAAGAGGTACTTcaaagacattttttttcgtcATGCATGATATGTTAGTAAGATCATATTCATGATGCTAATGCTTAAAATAACTAGGGACTAAAAGCCTTTGAAGTACACCATTCTCAAAAGAATCATGAGTTCACAAAAAGTACATTGATACCATATGATGACCAATTAGGTGACCAGAACCATGAAAGCATTTagtttgtttaaaattttttttcttaacaTTTAGGTTTGATAATAATTAAACATAAGGTTAAGTTTAAATCAAGcgttatatttatattatttattttaaaacatttttttgacTTAAATATGTACAAAACCAAATTTACAGTTAAAAGCGATTATGAAAAGAATTTCTAAGGCACAATGTTCCAAGGAGTGAAAGTTCCTGCCTCGGGTAAATCAAGCTGAAAAGATAAAAACATCAATTAATTGATCTCTACATTTGTATCTTGTCTAGGGAAACACCTACCAAGTTGGTGAATTTATCCTGACAGGCGATGCGAATGCGAGCCGAGGTGGATGGCGCCTCCAGAGGGAAATCTCCACTCAGCCCCTGATCCTCGCGAGCAGCTGCAATGGCTTCCTTGATGGCAAAGAACGCTGATGATCCTATGAAGAGCGGGGGTTCCCCTACCGCCtgttaaaaaatacaagaaataagatatatatatCTCGTGGTAATATTCTTCACGGGCTTAATATCTTACCTTGGAGGAGTAGACAGCGCGTGGATTGGGTGCACCAGTCAACAGACTGACATTGAACTCTCCAGGAATGTCCGCAAATCCCGGCAGCTTATACATGCCTGGACCCCTGGAGTATAGCATGCCCTGTGGAGAATACATAAGCTCCTCCAGGGTAAAAAGTCCATAGCCCTGCATGAAGGCGCCCTCGATCTGACCAATGTCTATGGCCGGATTCAGACTGGAACCGATATCCATGACGATGTCCGTGCTGAGCACCTGATGGTCGCCAGTCAGGCAGTCTATCTCCACCACACTGACACCCACGCCATTGGTGTAGTAGCTATAGGTCCGGGCATTGGGATTCGTCTCGGGATGATAGCCGATTCCCGGCATGGCGTAGAAGCCAGTGGCCGAGAGACTGACTCGATC is from Drosophila suzukii chromosome 3, CBGP_Dsuzu_IsoJpt1.0, whole genome shotgun sequence and encodes:
- the LOC108014131 gene encoding serine protease snake, translated to MRALNCLLFKFVFILASSFVSASPQNYYYNGYAQSAPWNTVVSIDNFGNCQAHDRPLVGRCVRYEDCISAIKSVPRVTPLLCPSSSPHQLVCCPHGGYVIPALRVSKSEEACSSAYPRSHHKRRRRRRNSNPNKEQVDPVEPIIQKRNQSDNFLAGGRLTLENEHPYMCALGWPSRRNRWIHSHGSSKRRYMFNCGCVMVAPRFAITAAHCANVGGEPPSVALIGGVELNSGRGQLIEIKQIIKHPHFDEETLVNDLAVIKLARRSNKPVACLWNQESLPESPLTALGYGQTKFAGPHSNDLLQIMLHHLNVQQCQRYLQNDDKLVNGLGSGQLCAGDYSGNMDTCQGDSGGPLLLHQHMRHQHHRIPYVVGITSFGGACATGEPGVYVRIVHYIQWIEQQVWP